The Corallococcus soli DNA window CCCTACCCTCTTCAGGGCAGGGCTGGCACCGCGAATCCAGCGGTCTACCAGGACGACTTGGTGACGCCGGTGATCTCGCCGCGCAGCGCACGGTGGCGCAGGCAGATACGGCACATCTTGAACTTGCGCAGGAAGGCGCGAGGACGACC harbors:
- a CDS encoding type Z 30S ribosomal protein S14, with the translated sequence MAKLSKIAQAKRKLKFPVRQYNRCGLCGRPRAFLRKFKMCRICLRHRALRGEITGVTKSSW